Genomic DNA from Desulfuromonas versatilis:
GTGCTGCATCGCCGAGGGGGATCTCGAGCCGGGGCTGTTCGAAGCCCTCGAGCCGGCCTTTCCCCACCTCGAAGCGCTGGTGCTCAACGGCATCGGCGAGCCGCTGCTCAACCCCCACCTTGAATCGTTCATCCGCCGGGCCAGGGCGCGCATGTCCGCCGGCAGCTGGATCGGGTTCCAGTCCAACGGCCTGCTGCTCGACGCGCGCCGGGCCCGTTCGCTGGCCGAGGCGGGGCTCGACCGCATCTGCATCTCCATCGACGCGGTCTCCCCGGAGATCTTCCGCGAGCTCCGCGAAGGGGGCGAAGTCGGCGCGGTGGAGCGGGCCCTGGCAGCGCTCGATGCGGCCAAGGCCGCCACCGGCCGGGCCGAGCTGCAGGTCGGCGTGGAGTTCGTGCTGATGCGGCGCAACCTGCGCGAGCTGCCCCTGGCCCTGCGCTGGGCCGCCGGCCGGGGGGCGAGCTTCGCCCTGGTGACCCATGTGCTCCCCTACGACGAGCGCCACGCCGCCGAAGCGGCCTACGCGAGCTGCAGCGACCAGGAGATCGAGATCTTCCGCCGCTGGCGCGGCCGGGCCGAGGCGGCGGGGGTCGACCTGCACCGCTACTTCCAGGTGCTGTGGAAGTACGCCAAGGAGCCCGACGAGCGGCAGGTCATCCAGTTCGTCGAGCAGATGAAGACCGAGGCGGCCCAACGCGGGCTCTCCCTCGATCTGAAAAAACTCCTCGACCTCGACTTCGCCTGGCTGGAGCAGCTCGAGGAGGTGTTCGCCGAAGCCCGCCGGGTCGCCGAGCAGTGCGGTATCGAGCTGCGCCTGCCCGAGGCGGTGCTCAAGGCCGAGCGCCGCTGTGACTTCGTCGAGGACGGCAGCGCCTTCGTCTCCTGGCAGGGGGAGGTGCATCCCTGCTATTTTCTCTGGCACCGCTACAACTGCTTCGCCAGCGGCTGGACCCAGCAGGTGCAGCCGCGGGTATTCGGCACCCTGGCCCGGCAGGGGATCCTGGATATATGGAATTCCAAAGAGTTCCGCGCCTTTCGCCAGAGCGTGCTGGGCTACGACTACCCCTTCTGCTCCAGCTGCAGCCTGGCCCCCTGCGACTACGTGCAGACCGACGCCTTCGAGCAGGACTGCCACATCAACCAGGAGCCCTGCGGCAGCTGCCTGTGGTGCATGGGGCTTTTCCAGTGCCTGCGCTGAAAGGCCCTCGCCGAGGCTGAAAAAACTCCTGGCCGCGGGGGCGGCGGCTTGCGCCGCCCCCACGCCTTTCCCCGCGTCCCCCCCCCATTTTGTAAAATGAGGTAGAATCTCAGGTGTGAAGCAAGAGCTGCCAGCTCATCCGGTGGAGCGCCATGAACAGGGTCGAGAAGCACGATGCTGCCGAACCCGGGCGGCCGGCCGACAAGCCGTCCGGGCTCGAGCTGCAAAACGAAAAATACCTGCGGGCCATCATGGACAACGTGGTCGATGGGATCATCATCATCGATACCTCGGCCACCGTCCTCAGGGTCAACCCGGCGGCTGAGCGGATTTTCGGCTACGCCGCCGCCGAGATCCTGGGCAGGAACGTCAACACCCTGATGCCCGAGCCCTACCACAGCGGACACAACCAATACCTCCGCAATTACCTGGAGACCGGCGTGGCCAAGATCATCGGCATCGGCCGCGAGGTCTTCGGTAAGCGCAAGGACGGCACGGTCTTCCCCATCTACCTGGCGGTCAGCAAGGTCGAGGTGGAGGGGCGCATCTTTTTCTGCGGCATCATCCAGGACATCACCGAGCGCAAGCGCCGCGAGGAGGAGATCCGGCAGCTCAATGCCGAACTCGAGCAGCGGGTCAAAAAGCGCACCCAGGAACTGGAGCTGATCAACC
This window encodes:
- a CDS encoding radical SAM/SPASM family putative metalloenzyme maturase, with translation MSTNAAASPQCPPVVPALREYPSKLVVETTTRCNLGCFMCVKQSGECCIAEGDLEPGLFEALEPAFPHLEALVLNGIGEPLLNPHLESFIRRARARMSAGSWIGFQSNGLLLDARRARSLAEAGLDRICISIDAVSPEIFRELREGGEVGAVERALAALDAAKAATGRAELQVGVEFVLMRRNLRELPLALRWAAGRGASFALVTHVLPYDERHAAEAAYASCSDQEIEIFRRWRGRAEAAGVDLHRYFQVLWKYAKEPDERQVIQFVEQMKTEAAQRGLSLDLKKLLDLDFAWLEQLEEVFAEARRVAEQCGIELRLPEAVLKAERRCDFVEDGSAFVSWQGEVHPCYFLWHRYNCFASGWTQQVQPRVFGTLARQGILDIWNSKEFRAFRQSVLGYDYPFCSSCSLAPCDYVQTDAFEQDCHINQEPCGSCLWCMGLFQCLR